In a genomic window of Antricoccus suffuscus:
- a CDS encoding acyl-CoA dehydrogenase family protein, which produces MSAQHIADDTRGQNYWQVDRGLRELLPLRLDKAALDHIEPHLDRLGELAGGHLDELADAADKNPPVLHPRDRYGRDEEWIEYHPAYKEMEKIAFGDLGMHAMSHRAGVLGLDRPANAVEKYAIQYLFAQAEFGILCPVNVTDTAIYLIIKYGSQALQDRLLPRMLSTDTDTFWRGAQFLTESTGGSDVGALESVAEPLDVDEDGVERWKISGQKWFCSHADADASILIARRKDGGPGSKGLALFVLPKTLEDGTRNSYRIVRLKDKLGTKSMASGEIVLDGAVAYLLGDADNGIKQALAQVNLSRLSNGVRAAGRMRRSWNEAMAVAKSREAFGNPILQYPMLRRQLMKILLPTEQSVSMIMYTAAAMDHGEEDLLRILTPLMKLRACRDGFAVASTSMEVRGGNGYIEEWANARILRDAQLGTIWEGTANVNALDVITRAAGKDNAHHTLADKLHIELKHPNIPGDFREELSSILTRAVDSMDRCVGDPELEEHYRTVSGLFYHVVSAVLLATEGAEIADRTGDARRLLLARQVVKHRIETADPFAAQHDPADIEITDILISGEPVSLEKATVLIGA; this is translated from the coding sequence ATGAGCGCACAACACATCGCCGATGACACCCGCGGCCAGAACTACTGGCAGGTCGACAGGGGCCTGCGCGAACTGCTGCCGCTGCGACTGGACAAAGCCGCACTCGATCACATCGAGCCGCATCTCGACCGCCTCGGCGAGCTTGCGGGCGGCCATCTCGACGAGCTGGCCGACGCGGCGGACAAGAACCCGCCGGTGCTGCACCCTCGCGATCGGTATGGGCGCGACGAGGAGTGGATCGAATACCACCCGGCGTACAAGGAGATGGAGAAGATCGCCTTCGGCGACCTGGGTATGCATGCGATGTCGCACCGCGCCGGCGTACTCGGACTGGACCGGCCGGCTAATGCCGTCGAGAAGTACGCCATCCAGTACCTCTTCGCGCAGGCCGAGTTCGGCATCCTGTGCCCGGTCAACGTCACCGACACCGCGATCTATCTCATCATCAAATACGGTAGCCAGGCGCTTCAAGACCGGCTGCTGCCGCGCATGCTCTCGACCGACACTGACACCTTCTGGCGCGGCGCGCAGTTCCTGACCGAGAGCACCGGCGGTTCGGACGTCGGCGCGCTCGAATCCGTCGCCGAGCCCCTCGATGTCGACGAAGATGGTGTAGAGCGTTGGAAGATCAGCGGCCAGAAGTGGTTCTGCTCGCACGCCGACGCGGACGCGTCGATCTTGATCGCGCGACGCAAGGACGGCGGACCCGGCTCGAAAGGCCTCGCGCTGTTCGTGCTTCCGAAGACGCTCGAGGACGGCACTCGCAACTCCTACCGGATCGTGCGGTTGAAGGACAAGCTCGGCACGAAGTCGATGGCCAGTGGCGAGATCGTGCTCGACGGCGCGGTTGCCTACCTGCTCGGCGATGCCGACAACGGCATCAAGCAGGCACTTGCGCAAGTCAACCTCTCGCGGCTCTCTAACGGCGTACGCGCGGCCGGCCGGATGCGTCGCTCGTGGAACGAGGCCATGGCCGTCGCCAAATCGCGCGAAGCGTTCGGCAACCCAATCCTGCAATACCCCATGCTGCGCCGCCAGCTGATGAAGATTCTGCTGCCGACGGAGCAGTCCGTGTCGATGATTATGTACACCGCGGCCGCGATGGACCACGGCGAAGAGGACCTTCTGCGAATCCTTACACCGCTGATGAAGCTTCGCGCCTGCCGCGACGGTTTCGCGGTCGCCAGTACCTCGATGGAGGTCCGCGGCGGTAACGGTTACATCGAGGAGTGGGCCAACGCGCGCATCCTGCGCGACGCGCAGCTCGGCACGATCTGGGAGGGCACCGCCAACGTCAACGCGCTCGACGTCATCACACGGGCCGCCGGCAAGGACAACGCGCACCACACCCTCGCCGACAAGCTGCACATCGAGCTCAAGCACCCCAACATCCCGGGCGACTTCCGCGAGGAGCTGTCCTCGATTCTCACGCGCGCCGTCGACTCGATGGACCGGTGTGTTGGCGATCCGGAGCTCGAGGAGCACTACCGCACCGTGTCGGGGCTGTTCTATCACGTCGTGAGCGCCGTACTGCTGGCCACCGAGGGCGCCGAGATCGCCGACCGCACCGGCGATGCCCGCCGGCTGCTCCTGGCACGACAGGTCGTCAAGCACCGCATCGAGACCGCCGACCCATTCGCCGCCCAGCATGATCCCGCGGATATCGAGATCACCGACATCCTCATCTCCGGAGAGCCGGTCTCGCTGGAGAAGGCCACCGTGCTGATCGGCGCCTAA
- a CDS encoding aldo/keto reductase, translating to MKHVSLGGLDVSRIGLGTMTMAGTYTSGGGLDDAESIRTIHRALDVGVTHIDTAEVYGPFHSEEIVGRAIKDRRDQVVIATKFGLVSHSGGGPGVTDSSPANVRTAVEGSLTRLGTDHIDLYYQHRVDPNTPIEDTIGAVSELVSEGKVLHIGLSEASPATIRRAHAVHPLAALQTEYSLWTRDPEAELLPLLRQLGIGFVPYSPLGHGFLTGQIRSVDDIPDDDWRKDNPRFIGENFQRNLRIVDEVQAVAAEADATPAQIALAWLLAQGNDIAPIPGTRRVARVQENTAADSIELADDQLQRLDNLKPAAGERHSEASMAAIDR from the coding sequence ATGAAACATGTCTCTCTGGGTGGGCTGGACGTCTCCCGGATCGGTCTCGGAACGATGACGATGGCCGGCACGTACACCAGCGGCGGCGGGCTGGACGACGCCGAGTCGATCCGCACCATCCACCGCGCTCTCGATGTGGGCGTTACCCATATTGACACCGCCGAGGTATACGGTCCGTTCCACAGCGAGGAAATTGTTGGCCGGGCGATCAAAGATCGCCGCGACCAGGTGGTGATCGCCACCAAGTTCGGCCTCGTCTCCCATTCCGGCGGCGGGCCCGGTGTCACCGACAGCAGCCCCGCGAACGTCCGTACCGCGGTCGAGGGCTCCCTGACCCGGCTGGGCACTGACCACATCGACCTGTACTACCAACACCGGGTTGACCCGAACACCCCCATCGAAGACACCATCGGCGCTGTGTCGGAGTTAGTGAGCGAGGGCAAGGTCCTGCACATCGGCTTGTCCGAGGCCAGCCCTGCCACGATCCGCCGCGCCCACGCCGTCCACCCGCTCGCCGCGCTGCAAACCGAGTACTCACTGTGGACCCGCGACCCCGAAGCTGAGCTGCTGCCGCTATTACGCCAGCTGGGTATCGGCTTCGTTCCCTACTCTCCACTCGGCCACGGCTTCCTCACCGGCCAGATCCGCAGCGTCGATGACATCCCCGACGACGACTGGCGCAAGGACAACCCGCGCTTCATCGGGGAGAACTTCCAACGCAACCTGCGCATCGTTGATGAAGTTCAGGCTGTTGCCGCCGAGGCCGATGCGACACCGGCCCAGATCGCGCTGGCGTGGCTGCTGGCCCAAGGTAACGACATCGCCCCGATCCCTGGCACCCGCCGAGTCGCCCGCGTCCAGGAGAACACCGCCGCGGACAGCATCGAACTCGCCGACGACCAACTCCAACGACTCGACAACCTCAAACCGGCCGCAGGCGAACGGCACAGCGAAGCGAGCATGGCCGCCATCGATCGCTGA
- a CDS encoding helix-turn-helix domain-containing protein, with the protein MDNRDEIKAFLTSRRAKITPEQAGLAHYGRARRVPGLRRSEVADLAGVSVEYYAQLERGNLAGASDSVLDALSRALHLDDAEREHLLDLARAASPARRPQAPPAARQLRPSVARILDGMTEVPAYVRNGRLDVLAANPLARALYAPAFTDPARPANFARFTFLDPHARVFLIDWQLAADDTVATLRTEAGRDPYDKALTDLVGELSTRSDDFRTRWATHDVRLHRSGVKNIQHPVVGELHLSYEAMDLPADPGLSLIAFSAQAGSASDDALRVLSSWTATHPVDTAATPTPG; encoded by the coding sequence GTGGACAACCGTGATGAGATCAAGGCCTTCCTCACCTCCCGTCGTGCCAAGATCACCCCCGAGCAGGCCGGACTGGCGCACTACGGTCGCGCGCGGCGCGTGCCAGGTCTGCGCCGCAGCGAGGTCGCCGACCTCGCCGGCGTCAGCGTCGAGTACTACGCCCAACTCGAACGCGGCAACCTCGCCGGCGCATCCGACAGCGTCCTCGACGCGCTCAGCCGAGCGCTACACCTCGATGACGCCGAACGCGAACACCTGCTCGATCTCGCCCGTGCCGCCAGCCCCGCACGTCGCCCCCAGGCGCCACCGGCGGCCCGCCAGCTCCGACCGAGCGTGGCCCGCATCCTCGATGGCATGACCGAGGTGCCCGCCTACGTCCGCAACGGACGCCTAGACGTTCTCGCCGCGAACCCTCTGGCCCGGGCGCTCTACGCGCCGGCGTTCACCGATCCCGCCCGACCCGCTAACTTCGCCCGGTTCACCTTTCTCGACCCGCACGCCCGAGTGTTCTTAATCGACTGGCAGCTAGCCGCAGACGACACCGTGGCCACGCTACGCACCGAAGCCGGCCGCGACCCCTACGACAAGGCACTGACCGACCTGGTCGGTGAACTGTCCACCCGCAGCGACGACTTCCGGACACGCTGGGCCACCCACGACGTCCGCCTGCACCGCAGCGGTGTCAAAAACATCCAGCACCCGGTCGTCGGCGAACTGCACCTGTCGTACGAAGCGATGGACCTGCCCGCCGACCCTGGTCTATCCCTGATCGCGTTCAGCGCGCAGGCCGGCTCAGCGAGCGACGACGCACTACGTGTCCTCTCCAGCTGGACCGCCACCCATCCAGTCGACACCGCGGCCACTCCCACGCCCGGCTGA
- a CDS encoding IclR family transcriptional regulator, with product MTTTPVQERNSSTVKSFAVLELLGQAGVPMALADIARATDLNKTTARRFLATLCDLGYVERLPDGTHKLTARVLDLSSMYFRTTVLPTHAMPHLERFCRDTHTSTSLAILDRTETVYTAHVSEREALSVGVQIGTRLPAHATAVGKVLLSQLAAPEVERLYAGHPLTAHTSRTITTLPDLVGALGEIRRQGFAVSEEEYEPGVRGAACAMTAADGSVIGAINVSVRTENVARIDFYSDILPRLLRTAYDIAADAGRTGTA from the coding sequence ATGACGACCACGCCCGTCCAAGAGCGCAACAGCTCCACCGTCAAGTCCTTCGCTGTGCTGGAACTGCTCGGCCAAGCCGGCGTACCGATGGCGCTGGCCGACATCGCCCGCGCGACCGACCTCAACAAGACGACCGCGCGCCGGTTCCTGGCCACCCTGTGCGACCTCGGCTACGTCGAACGACTCCCGGACGGCACCCACAAGCTCACCGCGCGGGTGCTGGACCTGTCTTCGATGTACTTCCGGACGACCGTGCTGCCAACCCACGCGATGCCGCACCTCGAGCGCTTCTGCCGCGACACGCACACCTCGACCAGCCTGGCGATCCTGGACCGCACCGAGACCGTCTACACCGCGCACGTGTCCGAACGCGAGGCGTTGAGCGTCGGCGTGCAGATCGGCACCCGGCTTCCCGCCCACGCCACTGCCGTAGGCAAAGTGCTGCTTTCGCAGCTCGCCGCGCCCGAGGTCGAGCGGCTGTACGCCGGCCACCCGCTCACCGCCCACACCAGCCGCACGATTACGACACTTCCCGACCTGGTCGGTGCGCTCGGCGAGATCCGGCGGCAGGGCTTCGCGGTCAGCGAAGAGGAATACGAGCCCGGCGTACGCGGCGCGGCCTGCGCCATGACCGCCGCCGACGGTTCGGTGATCGGCGCGATCAACGTTTCGGTGCGCACCGAAAATGTCGCCCGCATCGACTTCTACTCCGACATCCTGCCCAGGCTGCTGCGCACGGCGTACGACATAGCAGCGGACGCCGGCCGTACCGGCACCGCGTAA
- a CDS encoding MFS transporter, translating to MLGFFVVSLDAQVVNVALPNIRCDLGGGLTGLQWVVTGYTLSFSALLLFAGTFSDRVGARSAYRTGMVVFVLASAACGLAPSLALLVGARIVQGLGAALVTPTSLALIREAYDDPRRRSKAIAYWAMGGSVALAAGPVLGGALAQFDWRFIFFLNLPVGVAAIFVLSRVAPSPRRVAHFDWTGQVCAVLALASLTYAIIAGGELGYGSTAVVAAFVISATAFACFLVAEARGRNPMVPLNMFRSRTVSIALLTAFINMVGFYGVVFVQSLYFQQLRGASPLQTGLLFLPMSALVALLNPVVARTVVRFGRIVPILGGQLCMAAGLVLLCTVPGDTPTILVAVLMIPVGVGGSFTVPPVTSLLIDSVLISRAGTASGVLNTFRQMGGALGVAVYGAVIAGQASFLPGLRACLLGTAVLLVVTAAATVTLRRATN from the coding sequence ATGCTCGGATTCTTCGTCGTATCGCTGGACGCTCAAGTGGTCAATGTCGCGCTGCCGAACATCCGTTGTGATCTAGGTGGCGGCCTGACGGGTCTTCAGTGGGTGGTGACCGGGTACACGCTAAGTTTCTCGGCGCTGCTGCTGTTTGCCGGGACGTTCTCCGATCGAGTGGGCGCGCGTAGCGCGTACCGGACCGGCATGGTGGTCTTCGTCCTCGCCTCGGCTGCGTGCGGTCTTGCACCCTCGCTCGCTCTGCTGGTCGGCGCGCGGATCGTGCAGGGCCTCGGCGCTGCGCTGGTGACACCTACCTCGCTGGCGTTGATCCGCGAGGCCTATGACGACCCACGCCGACGGTCGAAGGCGATCGCCTATTGGGCGATGGGTGGATCGGTGGCTTTGGCGGCCGGACCGGTCCTGGGCGGTGCGTTGGCACAGTTCGATTGGCGGTTCATCTTCTTCCTGAACTTGCCTGTCGGGGTGGCAGCGATCTTCGTGCTGTCGCGGGTCGCGCCTTCCCCGCGTCGGGTAGCCCACTTCGACTGGACCGGCCAAGTCTGTGCCGTGCTTGCGCTCGCATCGCTGACCTACGCCATCATCGCGGGAGGTGAACTGGGCTACGGCAGCACGGCCGTGGTCGCGGCGTTCGTCATCAGCGCAACCGCTTTCGCGTGCTTCCTTGTTGCCGAAGCACGCGGCCGTAACCCGATGGTGCCACTGAATATGTTCCGCTCCCGCACGGTCAGTATTGCGCTGCTAACGGCGTTCATCAACATGGTCGGCTTCTACGGCGTCGTGTTTGTGCAAAGCCTGTACTTCCAACAACTGCGCGGCGCCTCACCGCTGCAGACCGGGCTGTTGTTCCTCCCGATGAGCGCTCTGGTCGCGCTGCTCAACCCCGTCGTGGCGCGAACGGTCGTCCGCTTCGGCCGGATCGTGCCCATTCTCGGCGGTCAACTGTGCATGGCAGCCGGCTTGGTGTTGCTATGCACTGTCCCTGGCGATACGCCGACGATCCTGGTTGCCGTCCTGATGATTCCGGTCGGCGTCGGAGGATCGTTTACTGTCCCGCCGGTCACCTCGCTACTGATCGACAGCGTCCTGATATCCCGAGCAGGCACCGCGAGCGGCGTACTCAATACTTTCCGACAGATGGGCGGCGCGCTCGGCGTCGCCGTCTATGGCGCCGTCATCGCCGGACAGGCCAGCTTCCTGCCCGGCCTGCGTGCCTGTTTACTGGGCACGGCGGTTCTGCTGGTCGTCACTGCGGCCGCCACCGTGACGCTGCGCCGCGCCACCAATTAA